A stretch of DNA from Acidiferrobacteraceae bacterium:
ACGCGGCCCCAGCCAGTGGTGGCGGAGTTCGCGCTCGAAGCGCTGAAAAAGATCGGGATTCCCGCGGCGGGCCTGCGCCCCAAGGACGTGGACAGTGTGATGGATGAACCGATCGATCTGGTGATCACCGTATGTGACAACGCGCGTGAGACCTGTCCCGTGTTTCCACGTCCGGTCCGATCCATTCACTTGCCGTTCCATGACCCCCACGGGGAACCACTGGAAAGCTTCGAGCACGTGCGGGACGAGATTCGGCACCGGCTGCTTCCCGTCGTCTGTGCGGAACTGGGCATCAACAATTCATGAACTGTCTTTTCGGAGTCTAGAATGTCCACCTCTGGTGAAGTTGCGGCCGATGGAGCGGGCGCCGATTTGGGATTCTTTGAGCGCTATCTGACCGTTTGGGTCTTCCTGTCCATCCTGGTCGGGGTTGGTTTGGGCCGATTGGCGCCCACCGGCGTTGAGTACCTGGGCAGACTGGAAGTGGCGAAGGTCAATCTGCCCGTGGGCGTGTTGATCTGGTTGATGATCATTCCCATGCTCATGAAGATCGATTTCGGGGCCTTGCACGAGGTCCGGCGTCACTGGCGCGGTATCGGTGTGACGCTGTTCGTGAACTGGGCGGTAAAACCGTTTTCCATGGCGTTTCTTGGATGGTTGTTCCTGCGCGTTCTGTTCGCGCCCTGGCTGCCGGCCATGCAGATCGACAGCTACATCGCGGGCCTCATTCTGCTTGCGGCAGCGCCCTGTACTGCCATGGTGTTCGTCTGGAGCCACTTGTCCCGGGGGGACCCGCTGTTTACCCTCAGCCAGGTTGCGCTCAACGATACGATCATGGTGTTCGCATTTGCGCCGATTGTGGCCCTGCTGCTTGGCGTGGCGTCGATCTCGGTTCCGTGGGCAACGCTGTTGTTGTCCGTTGTCATGTATATCGTGATTCCGCTGGTCGTGGCCCAGGCCGTGCGCAGGTTTCTCCTGCGGCGGGGACCATCGCAGTTTCAACAGGTACTCGATCGCCTGCATCCGGTGGGCATTGTGGCGCTGCTTGCCACGCTGGTATTGCTGTTTGCGTTTCAGGGGGATGCCATCATCAGACAACCGGTGATCATTGCCATTCTGGCGGTTCCTATCCTGATTCAGGTCTATTTCAATGCCATGCTCGCTTATTGGCTGAATCGGAAGGCGGGTGAGGTCCATAGCGTGGCGGCTCCATCGGCCCTGATCGGGGCGTCGAACTTCTTCGAACTGGCAGTGGCCGCCGCGATTTCCCTGTACGGACTGGAGTCGGGTGCGGCCCTGGCGACGGTGGTTGGCGTCCTGATTGAGGTTCCGGTCATGCTCTCCGTCGTCCGCATCGTGAATCGCACCAGGTCCTGGTACGAGGCCGGAATTCACTAGCCGGTGTCGGCATCGCAGGTCCATTGACCGCAGGTCCCGGTTTGTCCACTATTAGCATCCAGCCGGTTTCCGTTCCATTCCGTCATTCTCTCCACGTATCTTTGTCCGGCTTGTGATGAGGTGATCACGTCTGGAAGGATCAGGTGCATGCCTTTGATCGCGCCCGGGCGGTGCAGGGGCAGCTGCAAGAGGCGAGTGATCGCAAAAAAAGAAAGATCGATGAGCAGACTGAATCATCCGAAAGATTCATCCCGGGTTCGCGGTCGCCAGCCAGCATGCCTGTGAACAGTCATTCGATGCCAACACGAAGATCCCGGGTCCCGTTCCACAGGGTCCTTTG
This window harbors:
- a CDS encoding arsenate reductase ArsC, with product MTGAVSPPTVLILCTGNSCRSQMAEALLNHDLAGRVHAISAGTRPQPVVAEFALEALKKIGIPAAGLRPKDVDSVMDEPIDLVITVCDNARETCPVFPRPVRSIHLPFHDPHGEPLESFEHVRDEIRHRLLPVVCAELGINNS
- the arsB gene encoding ACR3 family arsenite efflux transporter, which encodes MSTSGEVAADGAGADLGFFERYLTVWVFLSILVGVGLGRLAPTGVEYLGRLEVAKVNLPVGVLIWLMIIPMLMKIDFGALHEVRRHWRGIGVTLFVNWAVKPFSMAFLGWLFLRVLFAPWLPAMQIDSYIAGLILLAAAPCTAMVFVWSHLSRGDPLFTLSQVALNDTIMVFAFAPIVALLLGVASISVPWATLLLSVVMYIVIPLVVAQAVRRFLLRRGPSQFQQVLDRLHPVGIVALLATLVLLFAFQGDAIIRQPVIIAILAVPILIQVYFNAMLAYWLNRKAGEVHSVAAPSALIGASNFFELAVAAAISLYGLESGAALATVVGVLIEVPVMLSVVRIVNRTRSWYEAGIH